Genomic segment of Candidatus Marinarcus aquaticus:
GTATGTTATTATTTATGACATTCTCTGCTGCTGGATTCTCTGGATATATGTTACCATGGGGACAAATGTCTTACTGGGCTGCAATGGTTATTACCAACCTTTTTGGTGGTATTCCAGTGATTGGTGATGCATTGGTTGTATGGATCAGAGGTGACTTTAACGTTGCGGATGCTACATTAACTCGATTCTTTATGTTACACGTATTCTTATTACCTATCGTTATCATGGGTCTGATTGGATTACACTTCTATACATTAAGAATTCCTCACGTTAACAACCAAGATTCTGATGAAGTTGACTTTGATGCTGAAGCTGAAAAATACTTAAGCGGAAATAAAAAAGAGTCTCAAGTTATTCCATTCTGGCCAGTATTTATCTCTAAAGATTTAGCGGTACTTGGAATCTTCTTAATTTTCTATTTCTATTTGGTATTCTTCCACTATAACTTTGCAATGGATCCAGTTAACTTTGATCCTGCAGATAACATGGTAACGCCAGCACACATCTACCCAGAGTGGTACTTTTTATGGTCATATGAAGTATTAAGAGGTTTCTTCTTTGATGTTGGTCCTGTTAAAGCGTTTGATATTGGTTTAGCTGCGTTTGGTTTTGCAAATGCTATTTTCTTACTGTTACCATTCTTGGACAGAGATACTCAAATCCTACCTGCACACAAAAGACCTAAATTCTTTATTTGGTTCTGGATTTTAATGGTGGATTTAATTGTATTAACTGTTTATGGAAAACTGCCTCCAACAGGTATCAATGCATGGGTAGGATTCTTTGCTGCAACTGCGTTTATTATCCTATTCTTAATTTTACCAATCATCACGAAATCTGATGCGAAAAAGAGAGGTGCATAATGAAAGAATTAAAAATTTTAGCAGTAGTAGTAGTCCTTACACTTATTACTTACTGGGGAGTTGAGCCATTTGCACACTCACAAATGCACCCACATGTTGAAGAACCAGAGTATTCATTTAAAGATGTAGATGGATTAAATGGTCTTACGGGTAACGCAGAAGCTGGTGCGGTTTTAGTTCAATCTAACTGTACTGCGTGTCACTCTATTGAATCTCAAGGATTCCCTAAATTAATGGATGATGCGAGCAGTGCTGCAGCATACGGTGTTGTTCCACCAGATTTAGGAACAGCAGGTAAACTGTACAATGCAGATTTCTTAGCAGCATTTATTAAAGACCCTGCAACAGCCACAAAAACATCACACAAATTTGTGGATGGAAAAATTCACCCAATGCCGGGTTACTCTTGGATGCAACCTCAAGAGATTGCAGATATGGTTGCATATTTACAATCAATTGCTCCAGAAGAAATGACGAACAAAGAGGTATTTACAAATGCTTGTCAACGATGTCACTCTATTAAATATGGTGACATGCAAAACGGTACAATGACTGCATTTACTCCTGTTGAGAACATTAAATCTTATATGGGTAAAATCCCACCTGATTTATCTCAATACATCAGAAGTAGAGGTGCAAGTTATTTACATGAATTCATTAATGACCCTCAAAAACATTTAGAAGGTACTGCAATGCCTAGAGTTGGTTTAACTCAAGATGCTGAAGAGCAAGTGGTTGCATACATGAAAGAAGTTGGTGATTCTAAAGCAGACGAAAGAGCAGCATTAGGACCAAAATTCTTAATCTATTTGGTAATTTTTGCAATTTTTGCATGGTTATGGAAAGTTAAACAATGGAGAGATATGCACTAAGCATATCTTTTCATCAATTGAAAGGGAAAGAATGAAATTAGGAAAACTATTAATCGCTGGATTTTTAGCATTCTCTGTAGCTCAAGCTGAAGATGTAATGCAAAAATCAATGTCAATGATGGAAGAAGGAATGACTCAAATTCAACAAGGTTTCTTAAACAATAACATTGCGTTAATTGAAAATGGAACCAAACTTGTGAACGAAGGTAACTCTTTATTTAATAAAAAAGAGGTTATTGGTCAATATCTTACTGAAGAGAAAAAACATTTGGTAAACGTTGCGGTGAATGCTTCTAAAAGAATCACACTTGACGTAAATGTTTTAAACTTAAATTTAGAAGAGAAAGCTTATATCAAAGCTTCTAACGCTTACTCAGATATCTTAAATGCATGTTCAAGCTGTCATGCACTTGTAAGAAACTGGTAATATTTCTTATTTGAGTATGAAGATTTTCTTCATACTCAACTTCTCAAATCTAATATTTTTCTTAAATCTAACAATTAATTAACAGTACTTCTGTAGAATTCCAGTAAATTCTAAAAAGGAGGATTTATGGATATTATAGGACAATTCCCATTGTTTTATTTTCCAGAATATGGAAGTGCATGGATGATGGGTATGACAGGTACCATTCATATATTGGCATCGCACACTTCTGTTGGTGCTGCAATGCTTTTCGCATTTTTGGCTTACAAAGCATATAACGAGAATCGAACTGATTTGTATCCGTATATGAAAAAATACGGTATGTTTTTGTTGATCTTTTCATATGTAATTGGTTCAATTACAGGACCGGGTATTTGGTATACAGCAACCGCTGCAAGTCCACGAGGAATCAGCGCACTCATACATAACTTTGTTTGGGTCTGGGCAACGGAGTGGGTCTTTTTTGTATACGAAGTTATAGGTGTGTTTGTTTTGGTCTACTTTATTGGTAAGATCGATAAAAAAACTCATTTGAAACTGACTTACACCTTTGCTTTAGCATCTGTTGGAACACTTGCGCTTATTATTGGTATCATCAGCTTTATGATGTGGCCAGGGACTCAAGAATATTATGCAACGGGAAGTGCCAGTGATGCATTTTTTGGTATCAATACTTTCCCTCATATGTTTTTAAGAATTGGTTTTATGATTATGTTATCAGGTGTAATTGGACTTATTATTTCAAGTGCAATGAAAAAAGATAATCTAGAACTTTCACGTGAATTAACCAGAAAAATGGGTTACATAAGTATGATTGGAGGATTTTTAGTTCTATTCTTCTTTATGTGGTATATGGGAACTCTACCTGACAATGCTCATGCTGTATTTAATATCACAAAAGCAGATGTTGTTCAAAGTAGAATTATTCTTACAGTTGTTTTTTCTATTTATTTTTTAGTTGCAATTGTAAAACCACAATTTATCAGTACACCATTAGCAGGTATTATGGTTTTTGTAATATTAATTGCAGGAATTTGGCCAGGTGAAAAACTCAGAGAATCTATGAGAAAACCATATGTTGCAGGTCAATATATCTATTCCAATCAAATCATCAGCCGCGATGTTGAAGGAAAAAATATTAAAAGTGAGCTGCCAATTATTGCTGAAAAAGGACTGCTTCAAGTCAATCCATTTGTTCCTGAAAATCTTCGAGTCATTACAGAAGAGAATAAGTTAGAAGTGGGTGAATTATTAACTAAAATGTCATGTTCAAACTGCCATTCACTTGAAAAAACTGGTAAATACAGACCTCTTCAAGCAAGATTAACAGGTATGGATAAAGAGGGTATTAAATCAATACTTTATGCCATTGGTAGTGGTGGTATGTCATATATGCCAACACTTAAACTACCTGACCATGAATACGATGCAATTGCTGAATATATTGCATCTTTAAACTATTAAGGAGGAATAAATGGACGCATCAGTTTTATTAGCGTTAAGAGATCCTGCAGGAGTTCCATTTTATCCTGTCGTTTTTCAAGCACTCTATATACTCACATGGGCACTACACGCAGCCTTTGTTTTACTGGCATTGGGTGCAATGGGGCTCTCTTTATACGGAACACTGTTACAAAAAAGCGATTCTCATTGGAAGATATTAACCCCTCATTTGATTCAAACAGGGAAAATAAGTATCTCTATTTTGATTGTACTGGGAGTAGCACCCCTGCTCTTTACACAAGTCATCTATGATCCTAATTGGTATGTAGCCAATACTTTATCAGGAATGTGGGTATTTATCTTTATTTATGCTTTAGTAGTTGGTTATATCATGTATTATTGGTATTATTATGCTAATAAAGCAAAAGAAGGTGGTGGAAAACTGATTGGAATTATCTCTTTTGCCATTTTAGTTTTTGCAGGTGTATTAATGCACAACTTTGCAGTGACATCAATTATGCCTAATGAGTGGATGAATATGTATGCACCTAATGGTGTTGTAGATACTTCGGGATGGACATTTAATATTGATATTATTCGACTTGCATTTATGGTGAGTTTAGCGATTCCTGTTGTGGGTATCTTTTTACAAAACTACAGCCGTTTTTTAAGTACTCGAGAAGATTTTTCAGCCCAGTTTATTAAATACAGTGCTGATTTAGGTACGAAACTGACACTTGTAGGACTGTTATTAAGTGCTATTTTATTTGTTGCATGGATGTTAAGCATCAATTATCTTATGCATCCAGTATCACTTGCAATCATTATAGGTGTTGTACTTCTACTCATTGTTGCCAATAAAAATAGCAACAGTTATATTACGACCATTGTATTGGTTATTGTGGCATTATTGATTTCGGGTATGAGAGAAGTGATTCGATTTGACTTAATGTCTGATTTAGGTTATAACATTTATGATTACCCTGTAAATTTAGAGATTCCAACGATTACGATGTTTTTACTCACATTTTTAATCATGGGTGGTGTTGGTGTAGCTTACTTACTGACCATGGCTTGGAAAGTAGGAAAAACACAAGGTGTTTTTGATGGCTCAAAAGACAAAGCCGTAACACGATTAGGAAACTATACACTTACTATTATGGTAGTGTGGATGGTGATTTATTTTGGTTGGGGTATGACCATTTTATTTAAAAATATACTTTAACTTTTAGCCAAAGAGAACTCTCTCTTTGGCTTACATTGGATACATTATGTATGGCACGCGAATACTTTTTTTAGAAGATGACCTGCTTTATCAAGAGAGCATCAAAGAGTTTTTAGAAGAAGAACATTTTGATGTTGATACATGTAAAGATGGTGAAGATTTTTTTTTAAAAACTTATAATAATATCTACGACTTATATCTTTTAGATATCAATGTCCCTCATATTAATGGGTTTGAGATTTTAAAAATCTTAACCGAACACAATGATCAAACCATGCGTTTAGTTTTAAGCTCCAAACCTGATAGCTGTATACGCTCTTTTAAAAATGGTTGCGATGGTTATTTAAATAAAACTGCTGATTTAGATGAACTTCTGCTTCGAATTCAAGCTTTAATAAAACGCTCTTATCGAACCTATGAAACTTTTATTCCTCTTTCATCCACGTTACAATACAACATTTTTGAAAAAAAACTTTATCAAAACAATCAAGTTTTGGAGATTGAACATCAAGCCATTATGGTTTTAGATTATTTAATAAAAAAGCGTGAACAATTCGTTCATCCAAGTGAGTTGGAACTCAATACTTACCCTTCAAACACCGATTCAAAATCAGACGTTTTACGTTATCATATTTGGAGTATCAGAAAAACGATAGGAAATGCATTAATAGAGTCACAAAAAAACAGAGGATATAGACTCAAGCCATCAAGATGATAGCTTGATATTCAGACAAAAGTTAGGAGGAAATTCATCTAAATTGTCGTTTGTTGTTGTTTGGTAAGAGAAGTATAGCAAGGCTATGTTAATCAAGTGTTAGTTTAGACAATTAATTTTGCAGCTAAAGTTGTAACCGCTGTTTCGCTTCGCAAAACTAAGTTTGAATCAATCCCCACAATCTTTTTTTCATTGAACAATGCAATCTCTCGTTTTGAAAATCCACCTTCACAGCCAACAACAATAGTATCAATATTTGAAACCTCTTGTACATGTTGTTGTGAGAAATTAAACATATACGCTTCAGGATAACTTTTTAAATACTCATCCAGTGATTTGAAAACCTCAAATTGCATCAATGAACTGCGTCCACACTGTTGAGATGAGTTGATTAAAATTTTCTCATATTTATCCAAATTGAGTTTAAAGTTTTTTTGTGAATAATCAGCATAAATAAATGCAATAGAGTACACCCCCAACTCGTTTAAATAAGGCAACTGTTTTTCGATGGTTTTTGTATCTACCACACACCAACCTAAGCGAAGTTTCATATTGGCATTCACTGGTTTTTCTTCACTTTTTTGAAGCAGTAAAGTGGCCTCTTTTTTAGTGATGTTTTGAACTTCATAACTGTAAAAAGTATCGTCTTTTAAATTTCTTACTTCAATGATATCTTGCAGTTGGTGACGTCTGACTTTGAAAAGATATTTAAAGAGTTCATTATCAATATTTAAAGTAGCCTCACCTGCTTGTTCACAATAAACAAACTGCATTAAAAGACCTTTGAAACAATATACACAGCAATAAGCACCGTAATCTCTATGGTATAAATTGTTTTAGCATACTTTACAAATGCTGCTTGCAATTGCACCTCATCAGATTTAATCACACGCATTTTCTTATATCGTTTAATTTCAATCACCATTAAAAAAATAGAAGCGGGGATCATCAATATAACAGTAAGATTTAAATCATGATTGTATGTTGCTACAATGGCACCTGTATACATAATAATGGCATTGGTTAAGTGATAAATAGGTGTCATAAAACGCAGTCGTTTTGCTAAATCCATGAAGTTTTTTGTCGTAGATACTAAATAGAGATTAAAAAGCATGATGAGTAAAAAGGCATACACTGCCCACACATGTGTTACGACTGATTCATACATAATATCCATTGTTTATCTCACTTTTATAAAATTTTGGTATCATACCGAATTAAACATAATAGCAATATGAAGTTATGTCAAACATTATAACACAATCAAACGATACAATTTAAGCGCTACAAAGGGAAAACATGGCTATTAGTGTTGCAGGTGCAATTCAAACAATTATAGAAAAAACAAACCGAACCAACTACGAATTTTTACCAATTGAACAGAGCATTCATCGCATTTGTGCACAAAATATTTTCTCAACTCATGCCCTACCCCGTTTTGATAACTCAGCCATGGATGGTTATGCCATTCGTTTTGAAGACAGAAATGTCCCTTTAAAAGTAGTGGATACGATTTTTGCGGGTGATGATAAAACCATGGATTTAAATGCCAATGAGTGTGTCAAGATTATGACAGGAGCTAAAATTCCTGATAACTGCACGGCAATTGTTCCTCAAGAAGATGTAAAAGAACTTGACAAGCAAACAATACAAGTACCTTCAAACATCAAAGAGAATCAACACATTCGTTATATTGGTGAAGATGTTAAACTGGGTGAAGCCGTTGTTTTAGAGGGTGAAAAAATCAATTTTGCTAAAATCACCTTAATGGCGAGTCAAGGTATCACGCACATTAAAACGTTTAAAAAACCCAAAGTGGTTGTTTTTGCTTCAGGGGAAGAGTTAAAACTGCACTATGAAAAGGTCAAAGAGTATCAAATCTATAACTCAAATACCCCTACGCTTATTGCACGATCTGAAGAGATGGGCTGTGAAGTGAATTTCATTGGTCAAGCAAGAGACAGTGTGGAGTCCATTAAAGAGCACATTGAAAACTCATTGGATGCAGACTTAATAATCACTTCGGGTGGCGTTTCTGTGGGGGAAGCCGATTTTACCAAAGAGGCCTTTACTCAAGTTGGTTTTGAAAGCTTCTTTGAAGGTATTATTGTCAAACCAGGAAAACCAACCATCTTTGGACAAATTGGTTCAACACTGGTTTTGAACTTGCCAGGAAACCCTTTAGCATCAAGCTTGATTTTTGAACTCTTTGGAAAAATCTTAATTCAACGACTCAAAGGAGAGTCAAGCTGTTTTCCGAATACCATCTTAGGAAAAATGGATGAGGACTTAAAAAACAAACAAGGTCGTGTGACTATCATTCCAGGTTTTTTTAATGGAGAGTATTTCACTGCTTCACAAAAAAGAAGTCCAGGGATGGTTTCAGTGTTAGCTAAATGTAACAGTATGATTGTGTTAAATGAAGATGTACAAATGATTAAAAAAGATGCTCCTATAAAAATCTTACCTATTAACTGGGAGTTCTTTACAGATGAAGAAAAGGACTATTTAACGTATGAGTAAAAAAGCCGTATGTATTTTAAGTGGAGGAATGGACTCTACACTCGCCAGTTACATTGCTAAAAACGAAGGCTACGATATTATTGCTGTTCATTTTAATTATGGACAACGAACAGAAAAAAGAGAACTTCAAGCATTCCGAGATATCTGTGAAGATTTAGAGATTAAAGAAAAATATGAGATTGATATCCCTTTCTTTACACAAATCGGTGCCAGTGCATTAACGGATGATAAAATCGATGTACCCGTTGATGGCGTAAAGCCAGGTGTGCCTATTACGTATGTGCCATTTAGAAATGGTATTTTCCTCTCAATTGCTTCAGCCATTGCTGAAAAAGAGGAAGCGAGTGCCATGTTTATTGGTGTGGTTGAAGAAGACAGCAGTGGATATCCCGATTGTACAGATACGTTCATTGATAAAATGACACAAGCCATTAATGAAGGAACCAAAAAAAACACACACCTAGAGATAAAAACACCGTTGGTGCATATGATGAAATCGGATATTGTGCAAAAAGCTCTGGAGCTTAATGTGCCCCTTCAGCACACATGGAGCTGTTATAAAGAGCAAGAGGAAGCATGTGGTGTATGTGATAGTTGTCGATTACGTCTGAATGGTTTTGAACAAGTCAATGCCACTGACCCCATCAAATACAAAGGTCAATAATGTATTGGGAAATTTCTAAATCATTTGACTTTTGCTATGGACATCGTGTTTGGTCTCAAGAGCTCAATGCCAAGTTCTCACTTGACCCATGTTTAAAATGCCGCCACCTGCATGGGCATCAAGGAAAAGTCATTGTACACTTAAGTAGTGACCAACTTCAAAACTCAATGGTAACAGACTTTAAACACCTTAACTGGTTTAAAGCCTTTATTGATGATGTGTTGGATCATAAATTTATCATTGATATCAATGACCCACTTTTTGAAACCCTTTTACCTCATTATGCTGAAAAAAAGAACTTCATGGAGTTTAAGGAGGGCTATAAACTGGTGGATTTAAATATCATCAAAGAAGAACCTTCACACATCAAAGAGATGTACGAAGGGTTTGTAATTGTTGATTTTGTACCCACGAGTGAAAACCTCTCTGCTTGGTTACTTGGTATTATTCAAGAGAAAATCAAACCACTTAATGTCAAAGTGAGTAAAGTAGAATTCTACGAAACCCCAAAGAGTAAAAGCACGGTACATGCTTGAAATCAATGAAATTTTTGGACCGACTATTCAAGGAGAAGGGAAAAAAGTAGGTACACCGTCTGTGTTTATTCGTTTTGGAAAATGCAACATGCAATGCGAAGGGTTTAATGTGGAGTATGAAACGCCAAGTGGCATTAAAAAACTCTCATGTGATTCCTATTATGCTGCGGATAAAGCATTTAAACACACTTGGAAAAGTTATGAAGGTCACCAAGAAATCATACATGAAGTGGCTAAAATATTGCCTACTTATAAGTGTGATATTGTCATTACTGGTGGAGAGCCACTGCTGTATTGGAACAATAATGAGTTTCAAAAACTCTTAGAGTATTATGTCAATGAAGGGTTTCATGTCACCATCGAAACCAATGCCTCTTTAAACATAACACTCAAACACGCCTACCAAAAAGCAATACTTTTTTCCATGAGTGTGAAACTCTCAAACAGCAAAGAACCCTTAAAAAAACGTATCAATATTGACACTCTCACAACAATTTGCACACATGCCAAAGAGCACTACTTAAAGTTTGTGATTGATAAAACTTTTTTAAGTCATGCCATTGAGGAGATTCAAGCCATTTTAGAGCAAATCCCTCCCACAGAAGTCTTTTTGATGCCCATGGGGGACAGTGCCAAACAGATTGATGAAAACTCTGAAGCGGTCATTAATATGGCCATACAACATGGTTTTAAATACTCAGACCGTTTACACATACGTGTGTGGGACAACAAACGAGGTGTTTAAGTGGAAAACATCAACTTCATTCAACAAAAAGAGCTTTTTTCATTAAACACGTTAAAATGTTTAAGAAATGAGTACCTTTATAATGATTGCCAACTCTGTTTTTCGCAATGCCCAACACAAGCCTTAGGTCTGTTTAAAGGAAAAATAACACTCTTTTCTGAGCAATGTACCCAATGCGGTGAATGCATAGGTATTTGCCCCACTGAAGCTCTGAATTTAGAAAACTTTGATGTAAACAGTTTTGTTTTTGAGTTTATCAACAGTGAAAAAAACAAGATCATTGAAAAAACTGATGTTCCTACTTTTTCAATGTTTGACAGCTACCATCTTATCTCTATTGTGTTAAGAAGCAAACAAAACATCTTTTTAGAGTATGATAAAGATATTTCAGAACATGCAGTAAACTACATTGAAGCCATCGTACAAAATGCCAACTATTTCCTTGCTTTTATTGGCAGTGAAAGCTCGTTGTTCTTAAAACCATTTAAAAAAGAGCTTCAAGACCACAGCAGAAGAAATCTCTTTAGACAACTGGTACAAACAAACAAAGAGCTCAGTAAAGAGATAAACATTTCCGCAAGACTCAATGAACATGAAAAAAATGTGCCTGCAAAACATATCTTGTTTAAAAACTCTTTAAAATTGGTGTGTGAAGACATCAAACAACAAGAGCTGCGAGTCAATCACGAACACACCATTGTTTTTAGTAAAATCATTGACTTTGAGCGTTGTACCAATTGTGTAGAGTGTATCACCTTTTGCCCTACGCAAGCACTCTTTCAAAACTCAACCAAAGATGCCATCTATTTCCAATCAGGAAAATGTATCGGGTGTCAAATCTGTGAACAAGTATGTCAGCCCAATGCCATTAAAACCCACTCCAATTTAAATATCATTGATCATATGTTTGACAAAGCGAATAAACTTGTCGAATTTGAATACATTAAGTGTTCAGAGTGTAATGGCGCATTTATCAATAAAAACCAAGGCAATGTGTGTGAGCGTTGCAGTGATTATAAAAACAATTTTGACAAAATGTTTGTCTTGGCTAAAGACATCTGAGTGTCATTAAAAACAGCTATAATGTTGTTTTTGCTAAAATACAAAAAATTTATATAAGGAAACCGTATGAAATTCAGTGGAACAAATGTACTTGTAACTGGTGGAAGCAGAGGAATAGGAGCTCAGATTGCTAAAGAGTTAGCAACGCATGGTCTGAAAGTTTGGATCAACTACCGAAGTGGAGCCGATGCTGCATTAAAAATAAAAGAAGAAATTGAAGCTGCAGGTGGAAGCGCTGCAGTGGTTCAAGCTGATGTTACAAAAGAGGATGAATTTGTTGCAGCGATTAAAACAATCGTGGATGCAGATGGTCAGCTTTCATATTTAGTCAATAATGCAGGTATTACACGAGATAAATTGGCTTTAAGAATGTCAATTGATGATTTTAATGATGTTATTTCAGCGAACTTAACATCTGCATTCATTGGATGTAAAGAGGCATTAAAAGCAATGGGTAAAAAGAAGTTTGGTTCAGTAGTAAACATCTCTTCTATTGTTGGAGAGATGGGAAATCCAGGTCAAACAAACTACGCTGCATCTAAAGGTGGTTTAAATGCCATGACAAAATCTTTTGCAAAAGAGGCTGCTGCACGAGGTATCAGATATAATGCAATTACTCCAGGATTT
This window contains:
- a CDS encoding cytochrome b, with translation MAKFEKANSVGEWLDQRLNLTALNKVMMTEYWIPKNINFLWAMGVLLATTFGILVISGLFLMMYYKPDVNLAFDSVNYTIMQEVAYGWLFRHMHGVAASVVFLIIYIHMFTGIYYGSYKQGREMIWISGMLLFMTFSAAGFSGYMLPWGQMSYWAAMVITNLFGGIPVIGDALVVWIRGDFNVADATLTRFFMLHVFLLPIVIMGLIGLHFYTLRIPHVNNQDSDEVDFDAEAEKYLSGNKKESQVIPFWPVFISKDLAVLGIFLIFYFYLVFFHYNFAMDPVNFDPADNMVTPAHIYPEWYFLWSYEVLRGFFFDVGPVKAFDIGLAAFGFANAIFLLLPFLDRDTQILPAHKRPKFFIWFWILMVDLIVLTVYGKLPPTGINAWVGFFAATAFIILFLILPIITKSDAKKRGA
- a CDS encoding c-type cytochrome, which produces MKELKILAVVVVLTLITYWGVEPFAHSQMHPHVEEPEYSFKDVDGLNGLTGNAEAGAVLVQSNCTACHSIESQGFPKLMDDASSAAAYGVVPPDLGTAGKLYNADFLAAFIKDPATATKTSHKFVDGKIHPMPGYSWMQPQEIADMVAYLQSIAPEEMTNKEVFTNACQRCHSIKYGDMQNGTMTAFTPVENIKSYMGKIPPDLSQYIRSRGASYLHEFINDPQKHLEGTAMPRVGLTQDAEEQVVAYMKEVGDSKADERAALGPKFLIYLVIFAIFAWLWKVKQWRDMH
- a CDS encoding c-type cytochrome, producing MDIIGQFPLFYFPEYGSAWMMGMTGTIHILASHTSVGAAMLFAFLAYKAYNENRTDLYPYMKKYGMFLLIFSYVIGSITGPGIWYTATAASPRGISALIHNFVWVWATEWVFFVYEVIGVFVLVYFIGKIDKKTHLKLTYTFALASVGTLALIIGIISFMMWPGTQEYYATGSASDAFFGINTFPHMFLRIGFMIMLSGVIGLIISSAMKKDNLELSRELTRKMGYISMIGGFLVLFFFMWYMGTLPDNAHAVFNITKADVVQSRIILTVVFSIYFLVAIVKPQFISTPLAGIMVFVILIAGIWPGEKLRESMRKPYVAGQYIYSNQIISRDVEGKNIKSELPIIAEKGLLQVNPFVPENLRVITEENKLEVGELLTKMSCSNCHSLEKTGKYRPLQARLTGMDKEGIKSILYAIGSGGMSYMPTLKLPDHEYDAIAEYIASLNY
- a CDS encoding response regulator transcription factor; translated protein: MYGTRILFLEDDLLYQESIKEFLEEEHFDVDTCKDGEDFFLKTYNNIYDLYLLDINVPHINGFEILKILTEHNDQTMRLVLSSKPDSCIRSFKNGCDGYLNKTADLDELLLRIQALIKRSYRTYETFIPLSSTLQYNIFEKKLYQNNQVLEIEHQAIMVLDYLIKKREQFVHPSELELNTYPSNTDSKSDVLRYHIWSIRKTIGNALIESQKNRGYRLKPSR
- a CDS encoding 16S rRNA (uracil(1498)-N(3))-methyltransferase, producing MQFVYCEQAGEATLNIDNELFKYLFKVRRHQLQDIIEVRNLKDDTFYSYEVQNITKKEATLLLQKSEEKPVNANMKLRLGWCVVDTKTIEKQLPYLNELGVYSIAFIYADYSQKNFKLNLDKYEKILINSSQQCGRSSLMQFEVFKSLDEYLKSYPEAYMFNFSQQHVQEVSNIDTIVVGCEGGFSKREIALFNEKKIVGIDSNLVLRSETAVTTLAAKLIV
- a CDS encoding molybdopterin molybdotransferase MoeA; the protein is MAISVAGAIQTIIEKTNRTNYEFLPIEQSIHRICAQNIFSTHALPRFDNSAMDGYAIRFEDRNVPLKVVDTIFAGDDKTMDLNANECVKIMTGAKIPDNCTAIVPQEDVKELDKQTIQVPSNIKENQHIRYIGEDVKLGEAVVLEGEKINFAKITLMASQGITHIKTFKKPKVVVFASGEELKLHYEKVKEYQIYNSNTPTLIARSEEMGCEVNFIGQARDSVESIKEHIENSLDADLIITSGGVSVGEADFTKEAFTQVGFESFFEGIIVKPGKPTIFGQIGSTLVLNLPGNPLASSLIFELFGKILIQRLKGESSCFPNTILGKMDEDLKNKQGRVTIIPGFFNGEYFTASQKRSPGMVSVLAKCNSMIVLNEDVQMIKKDAPIKILPINWEFFTDEEKDYLTYE
- the queC gene encoding 7-cyano-7-deazaguanine synthase QueC gives rise to the protein MSKKAVCILSGGMDSTLASYIAKNEGYDIIAVHFNYGQRTEKRELQAFRDICEDLEIKEKYEIDIPFFTQIGASALTDDKIDVPVDGVKPGVPITYVPFRNGIFLSIASAIAEKEEASAMFIGVVEEDSSGYPDCTDTFIDKMTQAINEGTKKNTHLEIKTPLVHMMKSDIVQKALELNVPLQHTWSCYKEQEEACGVCDSCRLRLNGFEQVNATDPIKYKGQ
- a CDS encoding 6-carboxytetrahydropterin synthase; the encoded protein is MYWEISKSFDFCYGHRVWSQELNAKFSLDPCLKCRHLHGHQGKVIVHLSSDQLQNSMVTDFKHLNWFKAFIDDVLDHKFIIDINDPLFETLLPHYAEKKNFMEFKEGYKLVDLNIIKEEPSHIKEMYEGFVIVDFVPTSENLSAWLLGIIQEKIKPLNVKVSKVEFYETPKSKSTVHA
- a CDS encoding 7-carboxy-7-deazaguanine synthase QueE; the encoded protein is MLEINEIFGPTIQGEGKKVGTPSVFIRFGKCNMQCEGFNVEYETPSGIKKLSCDSYYAADKAFKHTWKSYEGHQEIIHEVAKILPTYKCDIVITGGEPLLYWNNNEFQKLLEYYVNEGFHVTIETNASLNITLKHAYQKAILFSMSVKLSNSKEPLKKRINIDTLTTICTHAKEHYLKFVIDKTFLSHAIEEIQAILEQIPPTEVFLMPMGDSAKQIDENSEAVINMAIQHGFKYSDRLHIRVWDNKRGV
- a CDS encoding 4Fe-4S binding protein, which translates into the protein MENINFIQQKELFSLNTLKCLRNEYLYNDCQLCFSQCPTQALGLFKGKITLFSEQCTQCGECIGICPTEALNLENFDVNSFVFEFINSEKNKIIEKTDVPTFSMFDSYHLISIVLRSKQNIFLEYDKDISEHAVNYIEAIVQNANYFLAFIGSESSLFLKPFKKELQDHSRRNLFRQLVQTNKELSKEINISARLNEHEKNVPAKHILFKNSLKLVCEDIKQQELRVNHEHTIVFSKIIDFERCTNCVECITFCPTQALFQNSTKDAIYFQSGKCIGCQICEQVCQPNAIKTHSNLNIIDHMFDKANKLVEFEYIKCSECNGAFINKNQGNVCERCSDYKNNFDKMFVLAKDI
- the fabG gene encoding 3-oxoacyl-ACP reductase FabG, with the protein product MKFSGTNVLVTGGSRGIGAQIAKELATHGLKVWINYRSGADAALKIKEEIEAAGGSAAVVQADVTKEDEFVAAIKTIVDADGQLSYLVNNAGITRDKLALRMSIDDFNDVISANLTSAFIGCKEALKAMGKKKFGSVVNISSIVGEMGNPGQTNYAASKGGLNAMTKSFAKEAAARGIRYNAITPGFIQTDMTDELKEEVKEEYIRNIPLKRFGQASEVAQAVAFLLSDHSSYITGEILKVNGGLYV